A genomic stretch from Spongiibacter nanhainus includes:
- the trhA gene encoding PAQR family membrane homeostasis protein TrhA has product MHPGERFNSFTHLAGVVAAIVGAPLLVWPALLAGHGWKIAGLSIYCVCLIALYLFSTLYHSTKGQHKALFRHLDHLAIYLLIAGTYTPFLLITLRGGNGWWMFAVIWLLAVVGMVLESVSSSQRRRLWSIPIYLLMGWLSLLLIKPLFAALPPAGFNLLLIGGVAYTSGIIFYALDKKVSFFHGIWHLFVLAGSVCHYLTIYYYVA; this is encoded by the coding sequence GTGCACCCTGGGGAGCGCTTTAATAGCTTTACACATCTTGCTGGCGTTGTTGCCGCCATCGTGGGGGCGCCGTTACTGGTATGGCCGGCGCTGTTGGCCGGGCACGGCTGGAAAATCGCTGGCCTGTCGATTTACTGCGTTTGCCTTATCGCCCTCTACCTGTTCTCGACCCTCTACCACAGCACTAAAGGCCAGCACAAAGCCTTATTCAGGCACTTGGACCATCTCGCCATCTACCTGCTAATTGCCGGTACTTACACGCCGTTTTTGTTGATCACCCTGCGCGGTGGCAACGGCTGGTGGATGTTCGCGGTGATTTGGTTGCTGGCGGTGGTGGGGATGGTTTTGGAGTCAGTGTCATCCTCTCAGCGCCGCCGTTTGTGGTCGATCCCCATCTACTTGTTAATGGGTTGGTTGTCTCTATTGCTGATTAAACCGCTGTTTGCGGCGCTGCCCCCGGCGGGTTTTAACTTGCTGCTAATTGGAGGGGTGGCCTATACCTCGGGGATCATATTCTATGCCCTGGATAAAAAGGTCAGCTTCTTTCACGGTATCTGGCATCTGTTTGTACTGGCGGGCAGTGTCTGCCATTACCTGACTATATACTACTATGTGGCTTAG
- the chrA gene encoding chromate efflux transporter, producing the protein MVKLVETWRIFVRFLYLGCVSFGGPAAHIGYFRKEFVEQRRWLNSDQFAANLALCQFLPGPASSQLGFAIGCHRGGLWGGLGAFWGFTLPSFLLMWALASSQQHGLGPLLFESGVVEGLKLLAVAVVADAIWTMGQQFCRRWDTAVIAALTALALWWLTTPLTQLAVLAAAAVLGYLRSEKPNRPVPQVTLPASGKGALLIFALVLLASFVAASSVFSQFYQAGALVFGGGHVVVPLLQSFIGDAVPADQFLLGYAAAQAVPGPMFTLASYLGAVLRPESALTFAAVATAGVFLPGFLLVIALRESWQTLSQRPRIAATVTAVNAAAVGMLVAAWFGPITGHAPAGWWAAGVAVLGFVALRSKRVPVGVLIVGFSLLGWWQF; encoded by the coding sequence GTGGTTAAGCTGGTGGAAACCTGGCGGATCTTTGTGCGCTTTCTCTACCTGGGTTGTGTGAGCTTTGGCGGACCCGCTGCTCACATTGGCTATTTCCGCAAAGAGTTTGTCGAACAGCGACGCTGGCTCAACTCAGATCAGTTCGCCGCTAACCTTGCCCTGTGTCAGTTTCTTCCCGGTCCTGCCTCCAGCCAGCTGGGCTTTGCCATTGGCTGCCATCGCGGCGGTTTGTGGGGCGGGCTGGGAGCCTTTTGGGGCTTTACCCTGCCTTCGTTTCTGCTGATGTGGGCGCTGGCCAGTAGTCAGCAACACGGTCTGGGGCCGCTGTTGTTCGAAAGCGGGGTGGTGGAGGGCCTCAAACTGCTGGCGGTAGCGGTGGTGGCCGATGCCATCTGGACGATGGGTCAACAGTTTTGCCGTCGCTGGGATACCGCCGTGATCGCTGCATTAACGGCCTTAGCACTGTGGTGGCTTACCACGCCTTTGACTCAGCTCGCGGTGTTGGCCGCAGCTGCGGTACTGGGTTATCTGCGCAGCGAGAAACCAAATAGGCCAGTACCGCAAGTGACATTGCCAGCAAGCGGTAAAGGCGCACTGCTTATATTTGCGCTGGTGCTGCTGGCTTCATTCGTCGCGGCAAGCTCGGTGTTTTCCCAGTTCTATCAAGCCGGCGCCCTGGTGTTTGGCGGTGGCCATGTGGTTGTTCCTCTGCTGCAGAGCTTTATTGGTGACGCGGTGCCCGCCGATCAATTTTTATTGGGTTACGCGGCGGCCCAGGCGGTGCCGGGCCCAATGTTCACCCTGGCCAGCTATCTGGGGGCGGTGCTGCGGCCGGAGTCTGCCCTGACCTTTGCGGCTGTGGCGACGGCCGGGGTCTTTCTACCGGGGTTTCTGTTGGTGATCGCCTTGCGGGAGAGTTGGCAGACCCTGTCTCAGCGGCCCCGTATTGCTGCGACCGTCACCGCCGTGAATGCGGCGGCGGTGGGGATGTTGGTGGCGGCCTGGTTTGGCCCCATCACCGGCCATGCGCCTGCGGGCTGGTGGGCCGCGGGTGTGGCGGTGCTTGGCTTTGTCGCCTTGCGCAGCAAGCGGGTACCGGTGGGAGTGTTAATTGTGGGGTTCTCATTGCTGGGCTGGTGGCAGTTTTAG
- a CDS encoding PA0069 family radical SAM protein encodes MMDKSYTAAPIKGRGTASRLPGRFAQHWVEPYVEPRTEGEPRTGGEPRTQQETIDLLELSPTAPTTELRQETAKSIITRNRSPDVPFNLSINPYRGCEHGCIYCFARPSHAYIDLSPGIDFETKISVKHNAPALLEAELQRPGYQCQPIALGINTDAYQPLEKDTEVTRRLLEVALRFKQPISIITKSALILRDLDLLRAMAEHNLVHVAISVTTLDKALKRQLEPRASSGESRLRTIRELRAAGVPVSVLIAPVIPLLNERELEQIVAAVAEAGAQSASYIPLRLPHEVAPLFIDWLYQHFPQRAGHILSRLKDIGGGRLYNSRFGERMRGQGIFAELINQRFHRALRQHGLAANQRTELNCGDFCPPSRGGNQLSLW; translated from the coding sequence ATGATGGACAAATCCTACACAGCCGCGCCAATTAAAGGGCGCGGCACCGCTTCACGGCTCCCGGGGCGCTTTGCCCAGCACTGGGTGGAACCCTATGTTGAGCCCAGAACAGAGGGTGAGCCCAGAACAGGGGGTGAGCCCAGAACACAGCAAGAAACGATAGATCTTCTGGAGCTCTCCCCGACCGCGCCCACTACCGAGCTGCGGCAGGAAACCGCCAAGTCCATCATTACCCGCAACCGTTCGCCGGATGTACCCTTCAACCTGTCCATTAACCCCTACAGGGGCTGCGAGCACGGTTGTATCTACTGTTTTGCCCGACCCAGTCACGCCTATATCGACCTGTCGCCGGGCATCGATTTTGAAACCAAGATCAGCGTTAAACACAATGCTCCGGCGCTGCTTGAGGCGGAACTACAGCGGCCTGGCTATCAGTGCCAACCCATTGCTCTGGGCATCAACACCGACGCCTATCAACCGCTAGAGAAAGACACTGAGGTCACCCGCCGCTTGTTAGAGGTGGCGCTGCGCTTTAAGCAGCCGATCTCTATCATCACCAAAAGCGCCCTCATTCTCCGGGACCTGGATCTGCTTCGGGCCATGGCAGAGCATAATCTGGTTCATGTGGCGATCAGCGTCACTACATTGGACAAGGCACTAAAACGGCAACTGGAACCTCGAGCCAGCAGCGGCGAGAGCCGGCTGCGCACTATTCGCGAACTGCGCGCCGCCGGTGTGCCAGTGAGTGTATTGATCGCTCCGGTCATCCCCCTGCTCAACGAGCGAGAGCTGGAGCAGATCGTCGCCGCTGTCGCGGAAGCCGGCGCCCAGTCCGCCTCCTACATTCCGCTGCGGCTTCCACATGAGGTGGCGCCGCTCTTTATCGACTGGCTTTACCAGCACTTTCCCCAGCGGGCGGGACATATTCTTAGCCGCTTAAAAGATATCGGCGGCGGTCGGCTCTACAACAGCCGCTTTGGCGAGCGCATGCGGGGACAGGGAATTTTTGCCGAGCTGATCAACCAGCGCTTTCATCGCGCCCTGCGCCAGCACGGCCTGGCGGCTAACCAGCGCACCGAACTCAACTGCGGAGACTTTTGCCCACCATCAAGAGGTGGCAACCAGCTGTCGCTGTGGTAG
- a CDS encoding EscU/YscU/HrcU family type III secretion system export apparatus switch protein — MTTPPKPHSMPGSIAVSLHYDGDTAPTVSAKGEGEIARRILEIATEADIPIYQDKQLAMLLSCVDLDTEIPPALYVAVAEIIAFAYRLKDRVPGDPKPPPDSDR; from the coding sequence ATGACTACGCCCCCCAAACCCCACTCAATGCCGGGCAGTATTGCCGTCTCTCTTCACTATGACGGCGACACCGCCCCCACGGTGAGCGCCAAGGGCGAAGGCGAAATTGCCCGGCGCATTCTGGAAATTGCTACCGAAGCGGATATCCCCATTTACCAGGACAAGCAACTGGCCATGCTGCTGTCTTGCGTGGATCTGGATACCGAAATACCGCCGGCACTCTACGTGGCCGTGGCAGAGATTATCGCTTTCGCTTACCGCCTCAAGGACCGGGTCCCAGGTGACCCAAAACCACCGCCAGACAGCGACCGCTAG
- a CDS encoding flagellar hook-length control protein FliK, with amino-acid sequence MVIINTTPAIQPAAVNRPAGPAPILPADRLLMAVVLGQKAGHLYELASGNLRLMAESQTPLRQGEQLQLQVTGRDAQQRPLLQILNRADAKLLPLLKATLPQQQGLNQLSSGLITALAQSPQSAPNHALQAGLQQLFAALPRRQQMQDPRGLQQALLNSGLFLEAGLAQGQVGRSDIKAQLLRLAALLARQHFGSAESTPATANRPGTEYRPARSSHPHASHSAPPSRNPAMSAYANSSPTPTSSELPGAIRSQGRLPITRHVDPGQLLNQLQHQVDGALARIQAHQLLSLQSKDDSQRPHIMEIPVVDEDGIDVWQIAVERAPYRDKEQHDAPQDRDHQGDTQHQWRFTLSFDFPALGAIKVTVADTKGTLDIQFTAARPATLALIQRYQSELEEHLEGPCEIHSRCGDTDGPGSPLSSRHLLEDQA; translated from the coding sequence ATGGTCATCATAAACACGACCCCCGCCATTCAGCCAGCGGCGGTAAACCGCCCTGCTGGCCCGGCGCCGATTTTGCCGGCGGACCGTCTATTGATGGCGGTCGTGCTGGGGCAAAAGGCCGGTCATCTGTATGAGCTGGCCTCGGGCAACCTGCGGCTAATGGCAGAGAGCCAAACGCCACTGCGCCAGGGCGAGCAGCTGCAACTGCAAGTCACTGGCCGGGATGCCCAGCAGCGCCCGCTATTACAAATCCTCAACCGAGCCGACGCCAAACTGTTACCGCTGCTAAAAGCCACTCTACCCCAACAGCAGGGCCTGAATCAGCTTAGTAGCGGTTTGATCACCGCGTTGGCGCAATCTCCCCAGTCAGCACCCAACCATGCGCTACAGGCCGGCTTGCAACAGCTTTTCGCTGCCTTGCCCCGCCGGCAACAAATGCAGGACCCCCGCGGTTTGCAGCAAGCGCTTTTAAACAGCGGTTTGTTTCTGGAAGCCGGCCTGGCCCAGGGCCAGGTGGGGCGCTCGGACATCAAGGCTCAGCTACTGCGCTTGGCGGCACTATTGGCACGGCAACACTTCGGCAGTGCAGAGAGTACACCCGCCACAGCAAATCGCCCCGGCACAGAATACCGCCCCGCAAGGAGCTCACACCCCCACGCCTCTCATTCAGCGCCACCGTCGCGAAACCCGGCAATGTCGGCCTACGCCAATAGCAGCCCAACCCCCACCAGTAGCGAGTTGCCTGGAGCAATACGCAGTCAGGGCCGCCTGCCGATCACTCGCCATGTCGACCCCGGCCAGCTGCTAAATCAGCTACAACATCAGGTAGACGGCGCACTGGCCCGCATCCAGGCCCACCAATTGCTCAGCCTTCAGAGCAAAGACGACAGCCAACGCCCCCATATCATGGAAATTCCGGTTGTGGACGAGGACGGTATCGATGTCTGGCAAATTGCAGTGGAGCGAGCCCCCTATCGGGATAAAGAACAACACGATGCCCCCCAGGATCGTGACCACCAGGGCGATACCCAGCACCAGTGGCGCTTTACGCTCAGCTTTGACTTCCCCGCACTCGGCGCCATCAAAGTCACCGTTGCCGATACCAAAGGCACCCTGGACATTCAGTTTACCGCCGCTCGACCGGCAACGCTGGCACTGATTCAGCGCTACCAGAGCGAGCTGGAAGAGCATCTTGAGGGCCCCTGCGAGATCCACAGCCGCTGTGGCGATACCGACGGCCCCGGGTCGCCCCTCAGTAGCCGCCATCTGCTGGAGGACCAGGCATGA
- a CDS encoding glutathione peroxidase, translated as MTQFYDFSLNTLQGKPLAMNEYQGKVVLVVNTASKCGFTPQYAGLQELYDKYKDQGLEIIGAPCNQFGKQEPGDADTIQGECLINYGVSFPMTEKLEVNGKNAHPLFAYLKEAAPGTLGNRIKWNFTKFLVGKDGEVIKRYGSMTKPAAIASDIEAALKA; from the coding sequence ATGACGCAGTTTTACGATTTTTCACTCAATACCTTACAGGGAAAGCCCCTGGCGATGAACGAATATCAGGGCAAAGTGGTACTGGTGGTTAACACCGCCAGCAAATGCGGTTTTACGCCCCAATACGCCGGATTGCAGGAGCTTTACGATAAATACAAAGACCAGGGCTTGGAAATAATCGGCGCACCCTGTAACCAGTTTGGCAAGCAGGAACCCGGCGATGCTGACACCATTCAGGGCGAGTGCCTGATTAACTACGGCGTCAGTTTCCCGATGACTGAAAAACTAGAGGTAAACGGCAAAAACGCCCATCCCCTGTTTGCCTACCTGAAAGAAGCTGCCCCCGGCACATTGGGTAACCGCATCAAGTGGAATTTCACCAAATTTCTGGTGGGCAAAGATGGTGAGGTGATCAAGCGCTATGGCTCTATGACCAAGCCCGCGGCGATTGCATCGGATATTGAGGCGGCATTAAAGGCATGA
- a CDS encoding DUF6351 family protein has protein sequence MNIRRCIGIVACTLLAAACGGGSSSSSSKGVGSDNPEPGVNQDFVEVDLHTYETPPLAEGEIELLTLSTFPETVSGGDVLVAVRGVSEDATPHFSLNGQEIFPDIRHGDNAEQLEAMIVGLQTGDNVLAVEVGEGDQRRRVEIILTNHPITGPIISGPHQSPFACRTVESGLGEPLDENCSIATTYEWFYRRLPDLQYAELDPNADAYPPDMQTTVTRDGESLPFIVRVESATINRGIARIAVLDDPIARGGPTPFTPSWNRRVYYIYGESCDVGYHQGSNSPNFVLGAPPDIPAALQEGLANQDPEALAALVDTGNLLINLVGGAERLGKGDIVVHSTLSAFGVHCNPFVSLETTMMLKEHIIEDYGVPHQFIGTNGSGAALQQYNAANSAPGLLTGAMPTATFSDIASTAMTVVDCGLLVNYFDNSEFDWSTPDKRAAVTGHNVQSSLSLGPVSELDPSGESDVLNNEICKSWISTFFDKVQAQEGCGNVPEDLRYHPQDNPAGARCTVQDANVNWLGTEPHPDHPNVEVARRPLDNIGVQYGLEALKAGAISAEEFIDLNRQIGGLDIDGNFVSERHAMSEELSGRLYQIGQVIGRGYLAETPVMDIAPYLDVIPLLNIHESVRPFTIRARLNAREGREDTHVIWRGVLTQPDAFETMDAWTEAIRQNPSNNRVNDVASLRPMGPAAPYGAVDSCSISTLGGQLDLPNVLLLPLGGQVPILADLGLPGMEVPIGVNAPETWEADGSGSGPCANALPVVQTPRMVAGMPMSGDVIKCQLKAIDPADYNGLLDAQHLAELVEIFPDGVCDYDQPGVGDLPLGQKSLRWPSVGGTSLFTEGGTLSPRSLQWRAVRSSNE, from the coding sequence ATGAATATACGGCGATGCATAGGCATTGTGGCCTGCACGCTGCTGGCAGCGGCCTGCGGTGGTGGTTCCAGCTCCAGCTCCAGTAAGGGAGTGGGCAGCGATAATCCAGAGCCTGGGGTGAATCAAGACTTTGTTGAAGTTGACCTACACACCTATGAAACCCCGCCTTTGGCTGAGGGGGAAATAGAGCTACTCACTCTATCAACCTTTCCTGAAACGGTGTCCGGTGGTGATGTGCTAGTGGCTGTGCGTGGGGTGTCTGAGGACGCAACGCCGCATTTTAGTCTTAATGGACAAGAGATATTCCCAGATATCCGCCACGGCGATAACGCGGAACAACTAGAAGCCATGATTGTCGGTTTGCAGACTGGCGACAATGTGCTTGCCGTTGAGGTTGGGGAGGGTGATCAGCGGCGCCGTGTGGAGATTATCTTAACCAATCACCCTATTACAGGCCCTATTATTTCCGGCCCCCACCAGTCGCCCTTTGCTTGCCGTACTGTTGAGTCAGGCCTTGGCGAGCCGCTGGACGAGAATTGCAGCATCGCGACCACCTACGAATGGTTTTATCGGCGACTCCCTGACTTACAATACGCTGAGCTTGACCCCAATGCCGACGCTTACCCTCCAGATATGCAAACCACGGTGACGCGTGACGGTGAATCGCTACCTTTCATCGTGCGGGTTGAGTCGGCCACTATTAATCGCGGCATTGCCAGAATTGCCGTGCTGGATGATCCCATTGCCCGGGGTGGTCCGACACCCTTTACACCCAGTTGGAACCGGCGGGTTTACTATATCTATGGTGAGTCTTGCGATGTGGGCTATCACCAGGGGAGTAACTCGCCTAACTTCGTTTTAGGTGCGCCTCCGGACATTCCTGCTGCGCTGCAGGAAGGCCTGGCCAACCAGGACCCAGAGGCCTTGGCGGCGCTAGTGGATACCGGCAACCTGCTAATCAACTTGGTGGGCGGGGCAGAGCGACTGGGCAAAGGTGATATCGTGGTGCATTCCACGCTTTCGGCCTTCGGGGTGCACTGTAATCCCTTTGTCAGCCTTGAGACCACCATGATGCTCAAGGAACATATCATTGAGGATTATGGCGTCCCCCATCAGTTTATTGGTACCAACGGTTCAGGAGCGGCGCTGCAGCAATATAACGCTGCCAATAGTGCGCCTGGTTTGCTGACCGGCGCCATGCCTACCGCGACCTTCTCCGACATTGCCAGCACAGCAATGACGGTGGTGGATTGCGGTCTGTTGGTGAATTACTTCGACAACAGTGAGTTTGACTGGTCTACCCCAGATAAACGGGCCGCGGTGACCGGGCACAATGTGCAGAGTTCGCTTAGTTTGGGGCCAGTCAGTGAACTCGACCCCAGCGGCGAGAGTGATGTCCTTAACAACGAGATATGTAAGAGCTGGATCAGTACCTTCTTTGACAAGGTCCAGGCCCAGGAAGGTTGCGGAAACGTACCGGAAGACCTGCGCTATCACCCCCAAGACAACCCAGCGGGTGCCCGCTGCACGGTGCAGGACGCCAATGTGAATTGGTTGGGCACAGAACCCCACCCCGATCACCCCAATGTGGAAGTTGCCCGCCGCCCCTTGGATAATATTGGTGTGCAATACGGGCTAGAGGCGCTCAAAGCCGGTGCTATTAGCGCCGAAGAGTTTATCGACCTCAATCGCCAAATTGGCGGTTTGGATATCGATGGTAACTTTGTCAGCGAACGTCACGCCATGTCGGAGGAACTGTCAGGACGGTTATACCAGATTGGCCAAGTGATCGGTCGCGGCTATTTAGCCGAGACGCCGGTTATGGATATAGCCCCCTACCTCGACGTTATTCCACTGTTAAACATCCACGAGTCAGTGCGACCGTTTACTATTCGCGCGCGTTTAAATGCCCGCGAAGGACGGGAGGATACTCACGTTATCTGGCGCGGGGTACTGACCCAGCCCGACGCCTTTGAAACCATGGACGCCTGGACCGAAGCTATCCGCCAAAACCCATCAAACAACCGGGTGAATGACGTTGCTTCACTGCGCCCCATGGGCCCTGCGGCACCCTATGGTGCAGTAGACTCCTGTTCGATTTCCACCCTGGGCGGGCAATTGGATTTGCCCAATGTGCTTTTACTGCCTTTGGGTGGTCAGGTGCCAATACTGGCCGACCTCGGCCTGCCAGGTATGGAGGTCCCTATTGGGGTGAATGCACCGGAAACCTGGGAGGCGGATGGCTCTGGTAGTGGCCCTTGTGCCAATGCGCTGCCGGTTGTTCAAACTCCGCGCATGGTGGCGGGAATGCCTATGTCAGGTGACGTGATCAAATGCCAGCTAAAAGCCATCGACCCCGCCGATTACAATGGCCTGCTGGATGCGCAGCACTTGGCGGAGCTGGTAGAAATATTCCCCGATGGCGTATGCGATTACGACCAACCAGGTGTAGGGGATTTGCCGCTGGGGCAAAAGAGCCTGCGATGGCCCAGTGTGGGCGGCACCTCGCTGTTCACGGAAGGCGGCACTCTGTCTCCTCGCTCCCTGCAATGGCGGGCGGTGAGGTCGAGCAATGAGTAG